The following are encoded in a window of uncultured Sphaerochaeta sp. genomic DNA:
- a CDS encoding FmdB family zinc ribbon protein: MPSYEYECQLCKARVELVQSLDKHEPPAVCPACNMEHTMRRVNKPSSFHEEHDGQPAEVEQVDEKE; encoded by the coding sequence ATGCCTTCGTATGAATATGAGTGCCAACTTTGCAAGGCACGGGTTGAATTGGTCCAGTCCCTGGACAAGCATGAGCCTCCTGCAGTCTGTCCTGCCTGCAATATGGAACATACCATGAGGCGGGTGAACAAGCCCTCTTCATTCCATGAAGAACATGACGGGCAACCTGCTGAAGTTGAGCAGGTAGACGAGAAGGAGTAG
- a CDS encoding glucose-6-phosphate dehydrogenase: MKRIIIQYGGTGDLALKKLYPAYEHLMQKGDSFEVLALGRRFTTRDEFLSEIIRKDAPSSFTDHLDYLYYDMSDTNAVTILTTRLKSMCGECDDVEFIYYLALQPSLYEIAIEQIQQVDTQLDCICSLTKKIVVEKPFGFDLESAQRYNDILEKAFTDEEIFRIDHYLGKEFMQNLLLMRFHNDIIRRIWDNRTIESIEIIFDETHGVDQRLGFYEKIGVVRDTIQNHIMQIITYLTMSEPASLTPKDIAVEKEKVLRAISPIQEFHMGRYESLGSGSGHVVHTPTYAAFKLFVNTYYFTGIPIYVRTGKMQSEAKSLIYIKFKNATKQVMHDDSIAENAVIITIHPELTIDINMNLKMPNTSWKSKPVRFRFNQSETFGANTPEAYEQIVEKILQGDKSVFPTMQEITESWRIVEPMLQENLPVEVYPIRTLPRFALTMAKENGFTWFD; encoded by the coding sequence ATGAAGAGAATCATTATCCAATATGGTGGCACGGGCGACCTTGCACTGAAGAAACTGTATCCTGCCTACGAGCATCTCATGCAAAAAGGCGATTCTTTTGAGGTACTTGCTCTTGGAAGGCGGTTTACCACCAGGGACGAGTTCCTCTCAGAGATTATCAGGAAAGATGCCCCATCCTCCTTCACCGATCACCTTGATTACCTGTACTACGATATGAGCGACACGAATGCTGTTACCATTCTTACCACTCGTTTGAAATCGATGTGTGGAGAATGCGACGATGTGGAGTTCATCTACTATCTTGCACTGCAACCTTCCCTCTATGAGATTGCCATTGAACAGATCCAACAGGTGGATACCCAGCTGGATTGCATCTGTTCCCTGACAAAGAAGATTGTTGTTGAGAAACCCTTTGGTTTTGACCTAGAGAGTGCCCAGCGTTACAACGATATCCTGGAGAAAGCCTTCACTGATGAAGAGATTTTCCGTATTGACCACTATCTGGGTAAGGAGTTCATGCAGAATCTCCTGCTGATGCGTTTTCATAATGATATCATCAGAAGGATCTGGGACAACAGGACCATTGAGTCCATAGAGATCATTTTCGACGAGACCCATGGAGTGGACCAACGCTTAGGATTCTATGAGAAGATCGGTGTGGTACGTGACACTATCCAGAACCATATCATGCAGATTATCACCTACCTGACAATGAGCGAACCTGCAAGCCTGACTCCGAAGGATATCGCCGTCGAAAAGGAGAAGGTTCTCAGGGCAATATCCCCTATTCAGGAATTCCATATGGGACGATATGAATCACTGGGGTCTGGCAGTGGCCATGTGGTACATACTCCCACGTATGCTGCATTCAAGTTGTTTGTAAATACCTACTACTTTACCGGTATCCCCATCTATGTACGAACTGGAAAGATGCAGAGTGAGGCAAAAAGCCTGATATACATCAAGTTCAAGAACGCTACCAAGCAGGTAATGCATGATGATTCCATTGCAGAGAATGCGGTGATCATCACCATACACCCAGAGCTTACCATTGATATAAACATGAATCTGAAGATGCCCAATACCAGTTGGAAGTCAAAACCTGTTCGGTTCCGTTTCAACCAGAGCGAGACCTTCGGGGCCAATACCCCAGAGGCATATGAACAGATTGTGGAAAAAATCCTACAGGGTGACAAGAGTGTCTTCCCTACCATGCAGGAGATCACCGAGTCATGGCGGATTGTGGAGCCGATGCTTCAGGAGAACCTTCCAGTTGAGGTGTATCCGATCAGGACCCTGCCCCGCTTTGCACTAACCATGGCTAAAGAGAACGGGTTTACCTGGTTTGATTGA
- a CDS encoding acyl-CoA dehydratase activase-related protein — translation MKIGLDVGSTTMKCVVLDDTMRVLHTDYRRHYSQIAETACTMLTDIKEICAGQPTKFALSGSAGMGLAQNLGLPFVQEVYATRIAITRFLPHTDVVIELGGEDAKILFLSQNMEVRMNGTCAGGTGSFIDQMASLLHVDQMELNELAKQAKQSYSIASRCGVFAKSDIQPLVNQGAEKSDISLSVLQSVVNQSIGGLAQGRPIKGQVVYLGGPLTFLSELRKSFDKTLGLEGICPENSLYYVALGTALSADEQEIELEELIYNLEHYATGKAFTSILPLFENQKTYESFKDRHAKATLTKIDPTNYTGPAFLGVDAGSTTIKACIIDREGRLLYSRYEANNGNPVQAIKEFLGNFYTSYPQITIEKSCSTGYGEHLLQNAFAFEYSLVETMAHYKSAQTFQKDVDFIIDIGGQDIKCFKIKDGTIDDIFLNEACSSGCGSFLQTFSNALGYSPQEAAALAVKAKNPVDLGSRCTVFMNSSVKQAQKDGASVSDIFAGLAISVVKNALYKVIRSTDPAMLGKHIVVQGGTFLNDAVLRSFEMELGSEVVRINEAGLMGAYGCALHARDQHHKVPQQRTTLSLTQLEHFTHRTKTTYCKGCTNNCLLTINIFDEGRKLVSGNKCDRIVSPETFISNPEQLNIYAFKQQYLSHLKARKGERGKIGLPLQLNFYEQLPFWHTFFSHLGFEVVVSSPSTRETYLKGQSTISSDTICYPAKLLHGHIKDLLEKQVPTIFYPCSSYNIDEEKGDNHFNCPVVAYYPEVLRHNISELQDGSVTFISDYLSLADRAFLPKRMHQVLSQYYPVKKQEIKAAVKAGYASLETYQKAIRKQGNLIIEQARKRNWPIMVLAGRPYHADAEVNHGIDGLLLQCGCAVISEDAIAHLVEKQERKVLNQWTYHARMYDAARYVTRQEDMQLIQLVSFGCGLDAVTSDEIRDILRETDKIYTQIKIDEIANLGAVKIRIRSLLAALQEAKEQR, via the coding sequence ATGAAGATCGGCTTGGATGTTGGTTCCACGACCATGAAATGTGTCGTGCTTGATGATACGATGCGGGTACTGCATACAGACTATAGACGTCACTACTCTCAGATTGCTGAGACAGCATGTACCATGCTTACCGATATCAAGGAAATCTGCGCAGGACAGCCTACCAAGTTTGCGCTTTCTGGGTCGGCTGGCATGGGGCTTGCCCAGAATCTGGGCCTCCCCTTTGTCCAGGAAGTATATGCAACCAGGATAGCAATAACGAGATTTCTCCCCCACACCGATGTGGTCATTGAACTCGGTGGGGAAGATGCAAAGATCTTGTTTCTTTCCCAGAACATGGAAGTCAGGATGAACGGGACCTGTGCCGGTGGTACGGGTTCCTTTATCGACCAGATGGCAAGTTTGTTGCATGTAGACCAGATGGAACTGAATGAACTTGCAAAGCAGGCAAAGCAGAGCTACTCAATCGCTTCCAGGTGCGGTGTGTTTGCAAAAAGTGATATCCAGCCCTTGGTTAACCAGGGAGCAGAAAAGAGTGACATCTCCCTTTCTGTACTGCAGTCAGTGGTGAACCAGAGTATCGGGGGACTGGCCCAAGGGCGCCCCATCAAGGGCCAAGTAGTCTACCTAGGGGGACCGCTTACGTTCCTCAGCGAGCTAAGAAAGTCGTTCGACAAGACCCTTGGCCTTGAGGGTATTTGTCCAGAGAATTCCCTTTACTACGTAGCCCTGGGAACAGCGCTTAGTGCTGATGAACAGGAAATTGAGCTGGAAGAGTTAATTTACAACCTTGAACATTATGCTACTGGAAAAGCTTTTACTTCTATTCTTCCGCTATTTGAGAACCAAAAAACTTATGAATCGTTCAAGGATCGTCATGCAAAGGCAACATTGACCAAAATTGATCCGACTAATTACACTGGTCCCGCATTCCTGGGTGTGGATGCTGGTTCCACTACCATAAAGGCTTGCATCATCGACCGTGAGGGGAGACTTTTGTATAGCCGATATGAGGCAAACAATGGCAATCCAGTACAGGCCATCAAGGAATTCCTGGGAAATTTCTACACAAGTTACCCTCAAATTACTATTGAAAAATCTTGTTCAACTGGATATGGCGAACACCTGCTGCAGAATGCCTTTGCCTTTGAGTACTCCCTCGTAGAGACCATGGCCCACTACAAGAGTGCACAGACCTTCCAGAAAGATGTTGATTTCATCATTGACATCGGTGGCCAGGATATCAAGTGCTTCAAGATCAAGGATGGCACCATCGATGATATCTTCCTCAACGAAGCATGTTCATCAGGTTGTGGTTCATTCCTGCAAACCTTTTCCAATGCACTTGGATATTCTCCCCAGGAAGCGGCAGCACTCGCTGTCAAAGCAAAAAACCCTGTCGATCTTGGCTCCCGTTGCACAGTATTCATGAACAGCTCGGTCAAACAAGCCCAGAAGGACGGGGCAAGTGTTTCCGACATCTTTGCAGGATTGGCCATCAGCGTCGTTAAGAATGCACTTTATAAGGTAATTCGCTCCACCGACCCAGCAATGTTGGGCAAGCATATCGTTGTACAGGGAGGGACATTCCTGAACGATGCAGTGCTCCGTTCCTTCGAGATGGAGCTGGGAAGTGAGGTGGTCAGGATCAATGAAGCAGGACTCATGGGTGCTTATGGCTGTGCCTTGCATGCCCGTGACCAGCACCACAAGGTTCCACAGCAAAGGACTACCCTCTCACTTACTCAATTGGAACACTTTACCCATCGAACCAAGACCACCTACTGTAAAGGATGCACCAACAACTGTTTATTGACGATCAATATCTTTGACGAAGGTCGTAAGCTGGTAAGCGGAAATAAATGTGACCGCATTGTCAGTCCCGAGACATTTATCAGTAACCCGGAGCAGCTGAACATCTATGCGTTCAAGCAACAATATTTATCGCATCTGAAAGCCAGGAAGGGGGAACGGGGAAAGATCGGATTGCCATTGCAGCTTAATTTCTATGAACAGTTGCCTTTCTGGCATACCTTCTTCTCCCACTTGGGCTTTGAGGTCGTGGTCTCATCCCCATCGACGAGGGAAACCTACCTCAAGGGACAGTCCACAATCTCCAGCGATACCATCTGCTATCCAGCAAAATTATTGCATGGACATATCAAGGATCTGCTTGAGAAACAGGTTCCTACCATCTTCTATCCATGTTCCAGCTACAACATCGACGAAGAGAAGGGAGACAACCATTTCAACTGTCCGGTGGTAGCTTATTACCCTGAGGTGCTTCGGCATAATATCAGTGAATTGCAGGACGGTTCTGTTACCTTCATCAGTGACTACCTCTCGCTTGCCGACAGAGCATTTCTTCCAAAACGGATGCATCAGGTTCTCAGCCAGTATTACCCAGTCAAGAAACAGGAGATCAAGGCTGCTGTGAAAGCAGGGTACGCAAGTCTTGAAACCTACCAGAAAGCAATCAGGAAACAAGGGAACCTCATCATTGAACAGGCACGCAAGAGAAATTGGCCGATCATGGTCCTTGCGGGAAGGCCCTATCATGCTGATGCAGAGGTAAACCATGGAATCGATGGTCTTCTGCTGCAGTGCGGTTGTGCAGTCATCAGTGAGGATGCTATTGCCCATCTTGTAGAGAAGCAAGAACGGAAGGTACTGAACCAATGGACCTACCACGCCAGGATGTATGATGCTGCCCGATATGTTACAAGGCAGGAAGATATGCAGTTGATCCAGCTTGTTTCCTTTGGCTGTGGGCTTGATGCGGTAACCTCTGATGAGATCAGGGATATCCTTCGGGAGACTGATAAGATCTATACCCAGATCAAGATTGATGAAATTGCAAACCTCGGGGCAGTCAAGATTCGCATCCGTAGTCTGCTTGCAGCACTCCAGGAGGCCAAGGAACAGCGATGA
- a CDS encoding 6-phosphogluconolactonase yields MNIERIDTTRELEQMVRDDLLSLSQEKSGTLLIGLPGGRSASHLINAMLTLPSESLGRIRLYLIDERLEGERNEDTLREAGLQKALDQGTTLTIVSEGKPLSDEPFDRLYLGVGEDGHVASLFPGSWPNSADAQTMVVTDSPKPPKRRVTLTYHGFLTLAREVKVYLLFLGEGKRDALNRLISGKEDAHTLPCSFFVHHPFHGTIVTDLRENLL; encoded by the coding sequence ATGAATATTGAGAGAATAGACACAACCAGAGAACTTGAGCAGATGGTCAGGGATGACTTGCTCTCACTATCCCAGGAAAAATCCGGAACCTTACTCATTGGATTACCAGGTGGTAGAAGTGCATCCCATCTCATCAATGCCATGCTCACGCTTCCAAGTGAGTCACTTGGAAGAATTCGCCTCTATCTTATCGATGAACGTCTTGAGGGTGAACGAAATGAGGATACGCTCAGGGAGGCTGGGTTGCAAAAAGCATTGGACCAAGGGACCACACTTACCATTGTCAGTGAAGGAAAGCCCCTTTCCGATGAGCCTTTTGACCGTCTTTATCTTGGGGTAGGAGAGGATGGGCATGTAGCAAGCCTCTTTCCTGGTTCCTGGCCGAATAGTGCTGATGCTCAAACCATGGTTGTAACCGATAGCCCTAAACCACCCAAAAGGAGAGTCACACTAACCTACCATGGTTTTCTCACCCTTGCCCGGGAGGTGAAGGTCTATCTGCTCTTCCTGGGCGAAGGAAAAAGGGATGCTCTTAATAGGTTGATATCCGGCAAGGAGGATGCACATACTCTGCCCTGCTCCTTCTTTGTTCACCATCCATTCCATGGTACGATAGTAACAGACTTGAGGGAGAACTTACTATGA
- a CDS encoding 2-hydroxyacyl-CoA dehydratase codes for MSTPFTKEMKKDYTILIPNMSPIHFNIAKEVFSNHGYNVVLLENQGPNVIREGLRYVHNDICYPAQLVIGQFIDAIKHGGYDTDKIALVITQTGGGCRASNYLFLLRKALEKCNLPHIPVISLNLKGMEKNPGFKITPFMLLQTYSAFIYGDLLMALSNQIRPYEVQKGEADALVAKWTTYLSDCFAHNRGYIGWAMKRNLNKICAEFADIETRKEERIKVGIVGEIYMKYSPLGNNHLQEYLEEQGCEVMVPSMMGFLYYGADNAITDRAYYGGRFISAKVTQFILRQLYKVEKMSRQAMMKSGKFTVPIPYTEMKKLDEGLLDYGVKMGEGWLLTAEMLDLVHSGYHNIVCTQPFGCLPNHICAKGMIRAVTERSKDANIVPIDYDPSATGVNQENRIKLMLAIAREKLGNQEENT; via the coding sequence ATGAGCACACCGTTCACTAAAGAGATGAAGAAGGATTACACCATCCTGATCCCCAATATGAGCCCGATTCACTTCAATATCGCCAAGGAGGTGTTCTCCAACCATGGCTATAATGTGGTGCTTCTGGAGAACCAGGGCCCAAATGTTATCCGTGAGGGGCTTCGGTATGTCCACAATGACATCTGCTATCCTGCCCAGCTGGTAATCGGTCAGTTTATCGATGCCATCAAACATGGGGGGTATGATACTGACAAGATTGCCTTGGTCATTACCCAGACTGGAGGTGGTTGCAGGGCAAGCAACTACCTCTTCCTTCTCAGGAAGGCATTGGAAAAATGCAATCTTCCCCATATTCCCGTTATCAGTCTCAATCTCAAGGGGATGGAGAAAAACCCGGGCTTCAAGATCACTCCCTTCATGTTGCTCCAAACCTACAGTGCCTTTATTTACGGTGATCTTTTAATGGCACTCAGTAACCAGATACGCCCTTACGAAGTACAAAAAGGAGAGGCAGATGCCTTGGTGGCCAAGTGGACCACCTACCTCTCTGACTGTTTTGCCCATAACCGTGGATATATCGGCTGGGCCATGAAGCGGAACCTCAACAAAATCTGCGCGGAGTTTGCTGATATCGAGACGCGAAAGGAGGAACGTATCAAGGTTGGGATTGTTGGTGAGATCTATATGAAGTATTCTCCCTTGGGAAACAATCACCTCCAGGAATATCTTGAAGAACAGGGATGTGAGGTCATGGTTCCCTCCATGATGGGATTTCTCTATTATGGTGCGGACAATGCCATCACTGACCGTGCGTATTACGGTGGAAGATTTATTAGTGCGAAGGTCACCCAGTTCATACTTCGTCAGCTCTACAAGGTGGAGAAGATGAGCCGGCAAGCAATGATGAAAAGTGGCAAATTCACTGTACCCATCCCCTACACTGAGATGAAAAAACTTGATGAAGGACTACTCGATTATGGGGTAAAAATGGGAGAAGGCTGGTTGCTTACCGCCGAGATGCTCGATCTTGTCCATAGTGGGTATCACAACATCGTCTGCACCCAGCCGTTTGGATGTCTACCCAACCATATTTGTGCAAAGGGGATGATCAGGGCAGTGACAGAGCGAAGTAAGGATGCCAATATCGTACCAATCGATTACGATCCTTCCGCTACCGGGGTAAATCAGGAGAATAGAATCAAGCTAATGCTTGCAATTGCACGCGAAAAGTTGGGAAATCAAGAAGAAAATACCTGA
- the trpS gene encoding tryptophan--tRNA ligase, with translation METKQKRILTGDRTTGKLHLGHYVGSLKSRVELQHTYETFILLADVQALTTHFEDPELINSSIYDVAIDNLSVGLDPGKATLVQQSQITSIAELTVFYSMIVTVNQLRHNPTIKTEAKNYGYADLTYGFLGYPVSQTADITFCNADLVPVGEDQVPHIELARKIVRKFNDMYGTSIVEPQAKLSTVGRLAGLDGNAKMGKSMGNAIYLSDTPEAVWERVRNAVTDPARVTIKIPGTPEICNVYKYHCVFNEAEKDNIAEMCRTAQIGCVACKKRLNAVLNEMLDPIREKRAYYEAHRDEVRDLIVEGTRKANDIGNENINAIKDKMHVLI, from the coding sequence TTGGAAACGAAACAGAAACGCATTCTAACCGGTGACAGGACAACAGGCAAACTGCACCTCGGCCACTATGTAGGCTCTCTCAAGAGTCGGGTTGAGTTGCAGCATACCTATGAAACATTCATTCTCCTTGCTGATGTGCAGGCTCTTACCACCCATTTTGAAGATCCTGAGTTGATCAACAGCAGTATCTATGATGTGGCAATCGACAACCTCTCTGTTGGATTGGATCCTGGGAAAGCCACCTTGGTTCAACAGTCGCAGATCACTTCCATTGCTGAGCTGACGGTTTTCTATTCAATGATTGTAACGGTAAACCAACTCCGTCATAATCCCACGATCAAGACAGAGGCAAAGAACTATGGGTATGCTGACCTTACCTATGGTTTTCTAGGATATCCTGTCAGCCAAACTGCTGACATTACCTTCTGCAACGCAGATTTGGTACCGGTAGGGGAAGACCAGGTCCCGCATATCGAACTTGCCCGCAAGATTGTCAGGAAGTTCAACGATATGTATGGGACTAGTATTGTTGAACCCCAGGCAAAGCTCAGTACTGTTGGCAGACTCGCTGGACTGGACGGGAATGCAAAGATGGGCAAGAGTATGGGCAACGCAATCTACCTATCTGATACCCCGGAGGCAGTATGGGAGCGTGTACGCAATGCTGTTACCGATCCTGCGCGTGTTACGATCAAGATTCCCGGTACTCCTGAAATCTGTAATGTGTACAAGTACCATTGTGTGTTCAACGAGGCAGAGAAAGACAATATTGCCGAGATGTGCAGGACTGCACAGATAGGATGTGTTGCCTGTAAGAAACGCCTCAATGCAGTACTCAACGAGATGCTTGATCCCATCCGAGAGAAACGTGCCTACTATGAAGCCCATCGTGATGAGGTAAGAGACCTAATTGTTGAAGGGACCCGTAAGGCGAATGATATCGGCAATGAGAACATCAATGCCATCAAGGATAAGATGCACGTTCTTATCTGA
- a CDS encoding cysteine desulfurase family protein, with translation MQEIRYFDSAATTIMSRTALDVYQHVASTYIGNPSSLHAEGIKAKEKLEQAREDLSGILSVPKETLTFTGGASEANAIVFNSLVWRLQKPHVIISNIEHSSIKEYVRLMKQLGWKVTTLNAPGGFIKAEDLRSALTKQTRLVSLMLVNNVVGTIQDIQALVAEVRAYEKEQGGRKIHFHTDATQALGKIPLSLEALGVDSAAFSAHKFHGPKGVGFLYNTDPAIESLSRGGGQEAGLRPGTENLPGIVSMVEAAKEAMEQFSDHERQVKQINTLLRQRLSFLQTISPVDSCSPYILNIATNHLPSEVFTRMLYDKGFCVSSGSACSNNAKQKGEGVLDSMQVPPSLAKSSIRISFSADTTTEEAEALAEAIITLIQEHA, from the coding sequence ATGCAAGAAATACGCTATTTTGACAGTGCTGCCACAACCATCATGAGCAGAACCGCTCTTGATGTGTACCAACACGTAGCAAGTACATATATCGGTAACCCAAGCAGTCTTCATGCTGAGGGGATCAAGGCAAAGGAAAAGCTCGAACAAGCCAGGGAGGATCTATCTGGGATTCTTTCTGTCCCCAAGGAGACCCTGACCTTCACTGGTGGGGCCAGCGAAGCAAATGCCATTGTCTTTAACAGTTTGGTTTGGAGACTCCAAAAACCACATGTGATCATCAGCAACATTGAACACTCTTCCATCAAGGAATATGTCCGGCTGATGAAACAGTTGGGATGGAAGGTCACAACCCTCAATGCACCGGGTGGATTCATCAAGGCAGAAGATCTGCGCTCTGCTTTGACTAAACAAACACGACTGGTCAGCCTTATGCTCGTGAACAATGTTGTGGGTACTATCCAGGATATCCAGGCTTTGGTTGCTGAAGTTCGTGCCTATGAAAAAGAGCAGGGAGGAAGAAAAATTCACTTTCATACCGATGCAACCCAAGCTCTTGGAAAAATTCCTCTTTCCCTTGAAGCACTGGGAGTGGATAGTGCAGCCTTCAGCGCGCACAAATTCCATGGACCGAAGGGAGTTGGATTTCTCTACAACACTGATCCAGCGATCGAGAGTCTCTCAAGGGGCGGCGGACAGGAGGCTGGACTGAGACCGGGAACAGAAAATCTGCCTGGGATTGTCAGCATGGTGGAAGCAGCAAAAGAAGCCATGGAGCAGTTTTCTGATCATGAGAGGCAGGTCAAGCAGATCAATACCCTGCTAAGGCAACGTCTCTCCTTCCTGCAAACCATCAGCCCTGTGGATTCCTGTTCACCCTATATCCTGAACATTGCCACAAACCATCTACCCAGTGAAGTATTCACACGGATGCTGTATGACAAGGGTTTTTGTGTCTCCTCCGGTTCTGCCTGCAGTAATAATGCAAAACAGAAGGGAGAGGGAGTCCTTGACTCCATGCAGGTTCCTCCCTCATTGGCAAAAAGCAGCATTCGGATCTCATTCAGTGCTGATACCACTACAGAAGAAGCTGAAGCCTTGGCCGAAGCCATCATCACCCTCATCCAGGAGCATGCATGA
- the thiI gene encoding tRNA uracil 4-sulfurtransferase ThiI, with amino-acid sequence MKDSTLYLIRLGEISLKGLNRDSFEKRLKQNIKQKLKGYKTQVNRQKGRIFFEISNECPKETVELALGTTFGVVGYSRCLRCEKDISVIRETAKKLIADEPFNKGVGTFKSIAKRADKSFPMTSYEIDCSLGEIVHEMYPEMTVDVKHPDLTIHCEIRDQAYLYTSPKPGPGGLPVSTAGKGMLLLSGGIDSPVAAYRMAQRGLKMDCIYFHAYPYTSDQALEKVKTLASLIAPYLQGTRLHVVPFTEPQLWIKQHSKEDETTLMFRAAMMHVANAISEREEGTCIVTGEALSQVASQTLESMAFTDSMSEQLVLRPLVGMDKQEIMNLAMKIGTYETSILPYEDCCVIFSPKHPLVHPDKLVEQEHYRSMGIEPLLEEAIKNTEIVDFGADGIIR; translated from the coding sequence ATGAAAGATTCCACTCTCTATTTGATACGTTTGGGAGAAATCTCCCTGAAAGGCTTGAACCGCGATTCCTTTGAGAAGCGTCTGAAACAGAATATCAAGCAAAAACTGAAAGGATATAAAACACAGGTAAATCGCCAAAAAGGTCGAATATTCTTTGAGATCAGCAACGAGTGTCCTAAAGAAACCGTTGAATTGGCACTGGGAACCACCTTTGGGGTGGTAGGCTACTCTCGTTGCCTACGCTGTGAGAAGGATATCTCTGTTATCAGGGAGACTGCAAAAAAACTGATCGCGGATGAACCATTCAACAAAGGAGTAGGAACTTTCAAGTCAATCGCCAAACGCGCTGACAAGAGTTTTCCCATGACCAGTTATGAGATCGACTGCTCTCTTGGTGAGATAGTCCATGAGATGTACCCCGAGATGACCGTTGATGTGAAACATCCTGATCTGACCATCCATTGTGAGATCAGGGACCAAGCTTATCTCTATACCTCTCCAAAACCGGGACCGGGGGGCTTGCCTGTCTCTACTGCAGGAAAGGGAATGTTGCTCTTGAGTGGAGGCATCGACAGTCCGGTAGCAGCATATCGCATGGCACAACGGGGATTGAAGATGGATTGTATTTACTTCCACGCCTACCCGTACACCAGTGACCAAGCCCTGGAAAAAGTAAAAACATTGGCAAGCCTTATTGCCCCATATCTCCAGGGAACCAGGTTGCATGTCGTTCCGTTCACTGAGCCACAGCTTTGGATCAAGCAACACAGCAAGGAGGATGAGACTACATTGATGTTCCGTGCAGCAATGATGCACGTCGCCAATGCTATCAGTGAGAGAGAAGAAGGGACTTGTATCGTCACCGGTGAAGCACTGAGCCAGGTAGCGAGCCAGACCCTGGAGTCAATGGCCTTTACCGACAGCATGAGTGAACAGCTGGTTCTTCGGCCACTAGTCGGCATGGACAAACAGGAGATCATGAATCTAGCCATGAAGATCGGTACCTATGAGACTTCAATACTTCCCTACGAGGATTGTTGTGTCATCTTCAGCCCAAAACACCCACTGGTACATCCAGACAAGTTGGTGGAACAGGAGCATTATCGCTCCATGGGTATCGAACCACTGTTGGAAGAAGCAATCAAAAACACTGAAATTGTCGATTTTGGTGCGGATGGTATCATAAGATAA